The Aestuariibaculum lutulentum genome segment AAGACATAGTATTTCAACAACAGTCTCTTTGCTAGCAAAGAGACTGTTGTTTTTTTATATAGTTGCTTGATTACTATTAATTTTAGTACATTAGTAAGTAAAGCATTGTATTTTGATACCAACTAAATCACTACCACAAATTTTTATAATTTTTTTGTGCTTTTTTCTTGAAGCTCAAGAGCATCCACCAATTCAAATTTATACGCCAACCGACTATGGTGCTGAGAACCAAAATTGGTCGATTTCTCAGTCTAAAGAGAAATATATTTATGTTGCCAATAACAAAGGACTACTAGAGTTTAATGGCGCGAAATGGACGGTATATGAATCCCCTAACAGAGCTATTGTAAGATCTGTTAAGGTTATAGATGATTTTATCTATGCGGGTTCTTATAGAGAGTTTGGTTATTGGCATCATTTAAAAAACGGACTTTTGGAATATGTCTCCCTGTCCTCAAAACTTAGCATTGATTTTTTAGAAGATGAAGAGGTTTGGAATATTATGGATGTTGAAGATTTTATTTTGTTCCAAACATTAAAAAGGATTTATGTTTATAATAAAAAGAAGGATAGCGTAAGTATTATTAATTCTAATTCTGGGATTTATAAAATTTTCAGGATAAAGGAAGGTGTTTATTTTCAAAAGCCTAAGGAGGGTGTTTTTCAAATTGTAAATGGACAGGCGAAGCTCGTTACATTTCATCCTATTTTAGAGGATAATCTTTTGGTTAATATTTTTAATCACCAAGGAGGAATTCTTTTTCAAACAGAAGATAAAGGCTTTTTTAAGTTAATGGGTAAAGAATTAAGTCAATGGGAAATTCCAGCAAATAAAACACTTTTAAACGATAGAATTTATAGCAGCATAAAGCTTACGGATGATTCTTTTGTATTAGGAAGTATTTCTAATGGAATAATTCATTTAACAGCTTCAGGAGTCATTAATTATCAAATTAATCAAAATAACGGATTAAGTAACAATACGGTTTTATCTGTTTTTGAGGATGCCGATAATAACATCTGGTTAGGATTGGAAAACGGAATTAACTGTGTTAATATAAAATCGCCATTCCGGATTTATAACGATGAAAAGGGCAAAATAGGTTCAGTAAACACGTCTATAGTCTTAGATAATAAATTATACATCGGAACAAATCAAGGGCTGTTTTACAAGACTTTTAATAGTAGTGAAAAATTTCAATTTATTTCGGGAACGCAAGGTGCGGTTTGGTGTTTAAGAAATATTAATGATACTTTGTTTTGTGGTCATAATTCGGGAACCTTTGTTATAGAAGGTGGTAAGGCGTATTTAGTAGCGGATGTTTTAGGAACGTGGGATATTAAACCAATTGCTACACATGAAAATTTGCTTATTCAAGGAAATTACAACGGCTTAAACATATTGCAGAAGAATAACGGTAGATGGGAATGGCGAAACACTATTGAAAATTTTGATATCTCAAGTCGGTATTTGGAAATGTTAAACGAATCCGAAGTATTTGTTAGTCATGAATACAAAGGCGTTTTTAAAATTTCGTTAGACACGAGTTATAAAAAAGCGGTAGTTGTACAACGCGATACCTCGGTAAATAAAGATGTAAAAACAAGCTTAATAAAATATAAAAACAGCATACTATATTCACAAAGTAAGGGTGTTTTTAAATATGATATAAAATTAGGGAGGTTTGAAAAAGATACTATAATTAGTAAATTATTTAATTCAGAGGACTACACTTCGGGTAAATTAGTTTACACTAAGGAAACTGATAAACTGTGGGGATTTTCCAAGCAAGGACTTAGCTATTTGTCTCCGGGACAGTTAAGTAATTCGCTTAAAGTAAATAATATATTTCTACCTAGTTATGTTAGAAATGATGTTTCAGGTTACGAAAACATGGCTTATTTGGGGAATAGTAAATATTTGTATGGAACAACTACAGGCTATATTGTAATAGATTTAAATATGCTAAAGAACAGTCCTCATAAAGTTCACTTAAATTTAATAGCTAACAGAAATCTCAAAAGTAGCCATGAAAATATTTTTGTGGATGCTACCGAAAAAGGGGTGTTTAAAAACAACGATAATAATCTGGAATTTCATTTTAGTGTTCCTGTTTATGATAAATTTTCAGTTCCTGAATACCAATATAGATTAGAAGGTATTTATAACGATTGGAGCACTTGGTCTACAAATTCAGAAGTGTTTTTCGAAAATTTACCATTTGGAA includes the following:
- a CDS encoding triple tyrosine motif-containing protein; translated protein: MCFFLEAQEHPPIQIYTPTDYGAENQNWSISQSKEKYIYVANNKGLLEFNGAKWTVYESPNRAIVRSVKVIDDFIYAGSYREFGYWHHLKNGLLEYVSLSSKLSIDFLEDEEVWNIMDVEDFILFQTLKRIYVYNKKKDSVSIINSNSGIYKIFRIKEGVYFQKPKEGVFQIVNGQAKLVTFHPILEDNLLVNIFNHQGGILFQTEDKGFFKLMGKELSQWEIPANKTLLNDRIYSSIKLTDDSFVLGSISNGIIHLTASGVINYQINQNNGLSNNTVLSVFEDADNNIWLGLENGINCVNIKSPFRIYNDEKGKIGSVNTSIVLDNKLYIGTNQGLFYKTFNSSEKFQFISGTQGAVWCLRNINDTLFCGHNSGTFVIEGGKAYLVADVLGTWDIKPIATHENLLIQGNYNGLNILQKNNGRWEWRNTIENFDISSRYLEMLNESEVFVSHEYKGVFKISLDTSYKKAVVVQRDTSVNKDVKTSLIKYKNSILYSQSKGVFKYDIKLGRFEKDTIISKLFNSEDYTSGKLVYTKETDKLWGFSKQGLSYLSPGQLSNSLKVNNIFLPSYVRNDVSGYENMAYLGNSKYLYGTTTGYIVIDLNMLKNSPHKVHLNLIANRNLKSSHENIFVDATEKGVFKNNDNNLEFHFSVPVYDKFSVPEYQYRLEGIYNDWSTWSTNSEVFFENLPFGNYKFSVRSRLGNETSENIEHYSFSIARPWYLSNIAIVGYAILVALFSIFMHHAYKRYYKRQREKLLFKTKRELELKELENKEQAMRHNNEKLKQDIESKNRELSLSTMNLIKKNEFLNNLKKELKKIPDDKNLKNVVRIIDKNLNNTDDWQTFEEAFNNADKDFLKKIKELHPSLTSNDLRLCTYLRLNLSSKEIAPLLNISPRSVEVKRYRLRKKIDLPHDDSLTDYILKI